One segment of Sphingomonas telluris DNA contains the following:
- a CDS encoding fatty acid desaturase codes for MAHAASVGSTMHLAVGGNPEAMRNVVSIRRTAFAESNAPLPHGERAKQIMAAHPEVRTLFKPDAWSALWTVLLVALQVAIAITLAVLDAPWWAILVVAYVIGAFANHALFVLIHDYSHNVVFRTARANRLGAIFANVAIVFPAAIGFRNYHLMHHKYLGIPGLDGDVPTSKEARWVGNSWWRKTVWLSMFWAVQALLRPTTVKAMRTIDGWVLFNAAAMAAAMAPILWLFGWWPVAYLFSSTVFSLGVHPVGARWIQEHYVFREDQETYSYYGPLNRLSFNMGYHNEHHDFPHVPWSRLPAIRAAAPEFYDHLYHHRSWTKLLFHVLFSPQFGLHNRIVRPMPERMKDVVAA; via the coding sequence GTGGCTCACGCCGCTTCGGTTGGTTCGACGATGCATCTTGCGGTCGGGGGCAATCCCGAGGCGATGAGGAATGTCGTCTCGATACGTCGCACGGCGTTCGCGGAGAGCAATGCTCCGCTGCCTCACGGCGAACGTGCAAAGCAAATAATGGCAGCGCATCCGGAAGTGCGAACCCTCTTCAAGCCCGACGCATGGTCGGCGCTATGGACGGTTCTGCTGGTCGCACTGCAAGTGGCGATTGCGATCACGCTGGCCGTCCTCGACGCGCCTTGGTGGGCGATCCTCGTTGTGGCCTATGTAATCGGCGCCTTCGCCAATCATGCGCTGTTCGTGCTGATCCACGACTATTCGCACAACGTGGTCTTCAGGACCGCCAGGGCTAATCGGCTGGGAGCGATCTTCGCCAATGTCGCGATCGTGTTTCCAGCAGCCATCGGCTTTCGCAACTACCACCTGATGCATCACAAATATCTCGGCATCCCGGGACTCGACGGTGACGTGCCGACGTCGAAGGAAGCGCGCTGGGTCGGCAACAGCTGGTGGCGCAAGACCGTGTGGCTCAGCATGTTCTGGGCGGTGCAGGCGCTGCTCCGGCCTACGACCGTGAAGGCGATGCGCACCATCGACGGCTGGGTGCTGTTCAACGCCGCCGCGATGGCGGCCGCGATGGCGCCGATCCTCTGGCTCTTCGGCTGGTGGCCTGTCGCCTACCTGTTCAGCTCGACGGTCTTCTCATTGGGCGTCCACCCCGTCGGCGCTCGCTGGATCCAGGAGCATTACGTCTTCCGCGAGGACCAGGAGACCTATTCCTACTACGGTCCGCTGAACAGGCTGTCGTTCAACATGGGCTATCACAACGAGCACCACGATTTTCCGCACGTGCCGTGGTCACGCCTGCCGGCAATTCGCGCAGCGGCTCCGGAATTTTACGACCATCTCTACCATCATAGGTCATGGACGAAGCTGCTCTTCCACGTTCTGTTCAGCCCGCAGTTCGGGCTACACAACCGCATCGTAAGGCCGATGCCCGAGCGCATGAAGGATGTGGTCGCCGCATAA
- a CDS encoding DnaJ domain-containing protein, translating into MINQPFVDFYSVLRVKPSCDAKALECAYHDLLKMYHPDHGGTVDTDKFNRIIEAYRVLRNPDKRAEYDLLHSQNNPDEWEFSAQGDEDDLDVRSALTDADDHARMLMFLYKKRRENAQNAGVVGFYIQKLLNCSDDTFEFHKWYLKEKGFIVVTEHGTLAITIEGIDHVISISRSTRAEKLMIAKSSPEEPGEAQA; encoded by the coding sequence ATGATCAACCAACCGTTCGTCGATTTCTACTCAGTTCTACGCGTCAAGCCCAGTTGCGACGCCAAGGCACTGGAATGCGCCTATCACGACCTGCTGAAGATGTATCATCCCGACCACGGAGGCACGGTTGATACGGACAAGTTCAACAGGATTATTGAGGCGTACCGAGTCCTTCGCAATCCCGACAAGCGTGCCGAGTACGATCTTCTCCATTCGCAAAATAATCCGGACGAATGGGAATTTTCCGCGCAGGGAGACGAGGACGACCTAGACGTACGAAGCGCTCTCACTGACGCAGACGATCATGCGAGAATGCTTATGTTCCTTTACAAGAAGCGGCGGGAGAACGCTCAGAACGCGGGCGTAGTCGGATTTTATATTCAAAAGCTGTTGAACTGCTCCGATGATACTTTTGAATTTCATAAGTGGTATTTGAAGGAAAAGGGGTTCATCGTGGTCACCGAGCATGGAACGCTCGCGATCACCATCGAAGGGATCGACCACGTCATCTCCATTTCCCGGAGCACGCGAGCGGAGAAACTGATGATCGCGAAGTCGAGCCCGGAGGAACCGGGCGAAGCGCAAGCCTAG
- a CDS encoding dimethylarginine dimethylaminohydrolase family protein gives MPKAFTRAVSPKLAECELTHLQRMPIDAQKAASQHEAYESALEASGFEVIRLPELPHHPDGVFVEDTALLLDGHAVILRPGAASRAPETSSSAEGLAPHFELHRIESGHVDGGDVLRIGKTLYVGLSTRTDAEGIAALRDIVRPTGFDVVEAKLKDCLHLKTGATLAGPDRNGSQVLLFAPDSVDPAQFAGIEPMAVDAEEPNGANCLRVGHQLILPTGNPRTAARLRDRGFQVVEIDVSELQKAEAGVTCMSLVES, from the coding sequence ATGCCCAAAGCTTTCACCCGCGCCGTGAGTCCGAAGCTTGCCGAATGCGAGCTGACCCATCTTCAACGTATGCCGATCGATGCGCAGAAGGCGGCGTCGCAGCACGAAGCGTATGAGAGCGCCCTCGAGGCATCGGGCTTCGAGGTCATTCGCCTCCCCGAACTTCCGCATCATCCCGACGGCGTGTTCGTCGAGGACACGGCGCTGCTCCTGGATGGTCATGCAGTGATCTTGCGGCCGGGTGCGGCATCGCGAGCGCCGGAGACCAGCTCGAGCGCCGAGGGCCTGGCGCCCCATTTCGAGCTGCATCGCATTGAGAGCGGTCACGTCGATGGCGGCGACGTCCTACGCATTGGCAAGACGCTCTACGTCGGCCTTTCGACCCGCACCGACGCGGAAGGGATTGCGGCCTTGCGTGACATCGTGCGCCCGACCGGTTTCGACGTGGTCGAGGCGAAGTTGAAGGACTGCCTGCACCTGAAGACGGGAGCCACTCTGGCCGGGCCGGACCGCAACGGATCTCAGGTCCTGCTGTTCGCGCCCGATAGCGTCGATCCTGCGCAGTTCGCAGGCATCGAGCCGATGGCGGTCGATGCCGAGGAACCGAACGGCGCGAACTGCCTTCGCGTCGGCCACCAGCTGATTCTACCGACCGGAAATCCGCGGACAGCCGCTCGCTTGCGCGATCGCGGCTTCCAGGTCGTGGAAATCGACGTCTCGGAGCTTCAGAAGGCCGAAGCCGGCGTCACCTGCATGAGTCTTGTCGAAAGCTAG
- the rpsI gene encoding 30S ribosomal protein S9: MSDNRQSLSDLAELTGQQAAQPAPAAEAPAEAAAPTPPPPAQADTPLREQQLDKYGRAYATGRRKDAVARVWLKPGSGKIEVNGRDQEIYFARPTLRLVINQPFDVADRAGQYDVVATVKGGGLSGQAGAVKHGIAQALSRFEPALRTAVKQAGFLTRDPRVVERKKYGRAKARRSFQFSKR; this comes from the coding sequence ATGTCCGACAATCGTCAGTCTCTTTCCGATCTCGCCGAGCTGACCGGCCAGCAGGCTGCGCAGCCGGCTCCGGCAGCCGAGGCTCCGGCCGAAGCCGCCGCTCCGACGCCGCCGCCGCCGGCCCAGGCCGACACACCGCTTCGTGAGCAGCAGCTTGACAAGTACGGCCGCGCCTATGCGACCGGCCGCCGCAAGGACGCCGTTGCGCGCGTCTGGCTGAAGCCGGGCTCCGGCAAGATCGAGGTCAACGGCCGCGATCAGGAGATCTACTTCGCCCGTCCGACCTTGCGTCTCGTCATCAACCAGCCGTTCGACGTTGCCGACCGCGCCGGTCAGTACGACGTCGTCGCCACCGTCAAGGGCGGCGGTCTCTCGGGCCAGGCGGGTGCAGTGAAGCACGGCATCGCCCAGGCGCTAAGCCGCTTCGAGCCGGCGCTCCGCACGGCGGTGAAGCAGGCAGGCTTCCTGACCCGCGACCCGCGCGTCGTCGAGCGTAAGAAGTACGGCCGCGCCAAGGCACGCCGTTCGTTCCAGTTCTCGAAGCGCTAG
- the rplM gene encoding 50S ribosomal protein L13, translating to MKALMKTTKSAKPAEVEKKWHLIDADGLVVGRVATIIANILRGKHKPSFTPHVDCGDHVVVINADKVRFTGRKLSQKVYYKHTGYAGGIKGVTAGKVLEGRFPERVLEKAVERMIPRGPLGRDQMRALHLYNGTEHPHGGQDPQPLDVAAMNRKNKVGA from the coding sequence ATGAAGGCGCTGATGAAGACGACCAAGTCGGCCAAGCCGGCTGAGGTCGAGAAGAAGTGGCATTTGATCGATGCGGACGGACTAGTCGTTGGCCGCGTCGCGACGATTATCGCCAATATCCTGCGGGGCAAGCACAAGCCGAGCTTCACGCCGCACGTCGATTGCGGTGACCATGTGGTCGTGATCAACGCTGACAAGGTCCGTTTCACGGGCCGCAAGCTCAGCCAGAAGGTCTATTACAAGCACACCGGTTATGCCGGCGGCATCAAGGGCGTGACCGCGGGCAAGGTGCTCGAGGGTCGTTTCCCGGAGCGCGTGCTTGAGAAGGCTGTCGAGCGCATGATCCCCCGTGGCCCGCTGGGCCGCGACCAGATGCGCGCTCTGCATCTCTACAACGGCACCGAGCACCCGCACGGTGGCCAGGACCCGCAGCCGCTCGACGTCGCTGCGATGAACCGCAAGAACAAGGTGGGCGCATAA
- a CDS encoding NUDIX hydrolase has product MALQTGALPWRIAGGSKPEVMLVTGRRSGRWMIPKGWPMLGKSLADAAAQEAFEEAGISGTIDADPLGSFHHKKRSLFGTVDVEILVHLLAVEKELTEWPERGQRERKWFPVKEAASVVDSDDLGELIARVGKRLKNGKKSAR; this is encoded by the coding sequence TTGGCGCTGCAGACCGGTGCCCTGCCCTGGCGTATCGCTGGTGGAAGCAAGCCCGAGGTCATGCTCGTGACGGGGCGCCGCTCAGGTCGGTGGATGATTCCCAAAGGTTGGCCGATGCTGGGCAAGTCGCTGGCCGATGCGGCGGCGCAGGAAGCGTTTGAGGAAGCGGGCATCAGCGGAACGATCGACGCCGATCCCCTGGGCAGCTTCCACCATAAGAAGCGCAGCCTGTTCGGAACAGTCGACGTCGAGATCCTCGTGCACCTGCTGGCCGTCGAGAAAGAACTGACGGAGTGGCCGGAGCGTGGCCAGCGCGAGCGCAAGTGGTTTCCGGTCAAGGAGGCCGCGAGCGTCGTGGACTCGGACGATCTAGGCGAGCTGATCGCTCGCGTCGGCAAGCGCCTCAAGAACGGGAAGAAGTCGGCGCGGTAG